From a single Aquarana catesbeiana isolate 2022-GZ linkage group LG09, ASM4218655v1, whole genome shotgun sequence genomic region:
- the LOC141108511 gene encoding ficolin-1-like isoform X2 gives MWAPWLIALWTAVFVCSADDTCPGEKGSQGTAGKSGPPGQKGERGDSGLTESLYELKNCKELLQQGTTLSDWYTIYPDGQKPMKVLCDMHTDGGGWIVFQRRYDGSVDFFRDWNSYKNGFGSRLSEFWLGNDNLHMLTSSGTWEIRFDLQSFDNIKHFAKYATFQVLGEAERYKLVIGAFTEGNAGDSFSGHGNKQFSTKDNDITNTKCCSLYKGGWWYGECHSANLNGLYLMGQHDSYADGVNWSSGKGLHYSYKMSEMKIRPVK, from the exons GAGAAAAGGGAAGTCAGGGGACTGCAGGAAAATCTGGTCCTCCAGGTCAAAAAG GAGAGAGAGGAGACTCAGGTTTAACTGAATCTTTGTATG AACTGAAAAACTGCAAGGAACTTCTGCAGCAGGGTACAACGCTAAGTGATTGGTACACCATATACCCAGATGGTCAGAAGCCCATGAAAGTGTTGTGTGATATGCATACTGATGGAGGAGGCTGGATT GTTTTCCAGAGACGCTATGACGGGTCTGTTGATTTTTTCCGTGATTGGAATTCCTACAAGAATGGTTTCGGAAGTCGACTGTCTGAGTTCTGGCTTGGCAATGATAACCTTCATATGCTGACATCATCAG GCACATGGGAAATTCGTTTTGATCTACAAAGCTTTGACAACATAAAGCATTTTGCCAAGTATGCAACTTTCCAAGTTCTGGGAGAGGCGGAGAGGTATAAATTGGTAATTGGAGCCTTCACTGAGGGCAACGCAG GTGATTCTTTCAGTGGTCATGGTAATAAGCAATTCTCCACCAAGGATAATGACATCACTAATACCAAATGTTGCAGTCTGTATAAAGGAGGGTGGTGGTACGGTGAATGCCACAGTGCAAACCTGAATGGGCTCTACCTGATGGGACAACATGACTCCTATGCCGACGGTGTTAACTGGTCTTCTGGAAAAGGCTTGCATTATTCCTACAAGATGTCTGAAATGAAGATTAGACCAGTCAAATAA